tattttatttttttatttaattttattcatttaccctggcaagcaattaagaacagattcctatttacaaatgcagcctgatcaaagagcaatggctccttgtcAGGCCTGTTAAGGGTCGATGAAGAAGCCATTGCAATTAAAACAACAATATCAGTGACCCAGTTTAATACATTAGAAGTAAAATTAGATGATAAATGGGCCAAATGCTGAGAATACATCATTCGTATGGGTGTATTTTCAGTGTCACTGGTGCCTCGTGCTTACCTTCCTGCTTCTCCTCCTCATCCTGGAGCCTCTTGATGAGGGCATCTGCAACAGGGATTTCAGAATCCACCTCCAATGGAGAGTCTAGTAAAAGCAGGTCTTCCTCAGGGTGGTCCCAGAGTTTGCTTCTAGTTGGCCGACGAGTGGTGGTTTGACTGGCTGAAGTATTCAGGTCCCGTTTAGGTCGATCCCCGGTTGCATTAATGGTTTCAATAATGGTCTCTCCTTGTATCTTTTTTACACTCTGAGGATATGACAGAGGAACCAGTTTCACCTGGGAGTATTAAATGTTGTCAGTGACAAGAAATGAATGGATCGGATTCATCATATGAAATAATGTGTGATACAGATATATGCATGGTAATCATGGGTAAAATGGATGATGAAATACATCACAAACTGCAAAAATTGCGTGCGACTCCACAGAAACTTTCAATATCTGAGGGCTGGGTTATCTGACAATCTCATATCAAAGAATCAGCTAAATTTAGCTTTCCACATCTCCTGTTTGACTACATCATTTTACAGGCGCTAGTGCATAACAGGTTACTTTAGCATTTATGTTGTTAGGCTAGGTGCACAACACTGCAGCAAACCTGGTTTCACAAATGGTTAGCCAAAGCAACAGCGCAAAACATAACATTAGACATTATCATCAACGTAAACAATATGAAACTAGGCAAACGGATAAAATGGATTACAAAATATACTATCAGAACTAAAACAGTACAGTGGAAAGAGTGGCCTCTTTAAAATAATACTGTGATCATCTGCTGTGATTGTGCTTATAAACACTGACATGTGATCCTTTGACCAGATGATAGAAAACAGTACTTTTAACTCCTGGCAGATTAATAGGATTAAGATTGTTATCAGTTTATGCTCATCACAAACAAAAGAAGTAGATTTTATACGTACTTGTGGATAAATATTTAGGGCAGTCCGGTTGGACTGACGAGTCCCTCTTCCAGGGCTGGGAGACTGTGGTTttctgtcctcctcttcctctatcAGGACAGGCTGTGCCACTTGTGTCTTCCTCTTTCTGGAGCTGTGTTTGACAGGAGGGgcgctctcctcttcctctttcaggaCTTCTAACGGTGTTGGTGTCTCCTCACTGCTACTCAGTATCCTGCGGCTAGACCTCCTTGGGGTACTGGGCTGAGTAGTCCTGCCTTTGGCTGGGGTGGGAGTCTTGGCACTGCGTCGTCCAGAAAACTTTGGATGCTTCACCTCATCAGTTTCTCCCTTGTCTTCCTTAATTTCCACATCTGTGTCTGTTGTAACCTCCTCACTGATGCTTCGGTTCCGCTGACTGGTTCTTGTCGAGGTCGCCCTCTGTGAAGCTTGTCGTCTGCCAGGAGAAGAGACCCTGGAGGGACTTGCAACTGTGGTATCATTATCTATGGCCTCCTCTGCATCATCTGCCTCCTCCTGCTTAGGAGGCTCAGGCCGAACCTTGCGAGTACTTCTTCGAAGTGTGCCGACGGTGGTTTCTTTGACCTGTCTCCCTTTTCGAGGTGTGCGACTGGGGGACATAGGGACTGCAGAGCTAGTCTCTACTTCCTGTACCttcccttcctcttcttctgatCCGACTCCTCAGACAAGGGGAGATGAAGGTAACTGTCCTCCTCGTTCTTGTGGTCCTCCTTGTTGGGGTAGAGGGAGCTTTCTTTTTTCTCTGAGACCTTGACGTGTCCAACACAGGGTTTTCCTCTGGCTGGGTATCAGAGTCCACAGCCTGCTGCACAGGTTCCTCCTCATCactctttttaacttttttaggTCTTCCCACTGCCCTTTTGGTTTCCTTCCTTTCCTGAATTTCTTCTTGGTTGTCATTTTCTGCATTTGTTAAAGCTGTATATTCCTGCTCCTCCTCTACAGCTGCCACTGTTTCTCCACTTTGGGGTTCTGGTACATCCTTTTCAAAAGGCACATTTCCCTCAAGCTCCTTCTGATCCTCAGCAGATGTTGCTTTATCATCCTCCTCTTTCATTTCCTCTTGAACAAGAGCATCTGTCATTACTGCCGAGTCTCCAATATCATTGCCATCCTTAATAACTGGGGGTTCTGCTGGTGTTGGCTCAGAGAAAGAAACAGTTGGAGGTTCATTATCCTCAGCCAACATTACCAATTCCACTTCCTTCTTTTGTTCTACATCTTCtatcatgtatttttcttcagtgttttcattttgtaGGTCAACTTGATGTTCTACGGGTTCTAACTCTGCTGGTTTAGCTACTTCGGTTTTGCTCAGTTCCTCCATTTCTACCCCAAGCTCCTCCTGAAGATCAGCTTGAGGTTCTAACTCTGCTGGTTTATCTACTTGAGTTCTGCTCAGTTCCTCCATCTCTACCCCAGGCTCCTCCTGAAGGTCACCTTGAACTTCTACAGGTTCGAAGTCTGGTGGTTTATCCACTTCAGTTCTGCTCAGTTCCTTCATTTCTACCCCAGGCTCCTCCTGAAGGTCAGCTTGAGGTTCTACAAGTTGTAACTCTGTTGGTTTATCCACTTCAGTTCTGCTCAGTTCCTCTAGGTCTGCCCCAGGCACCTCTTGAAGGTCAGCTTGAGGTTCTACAGGTTCTAAGTCTGCTGGTTTATCCACTTCAGTTCTGCTCAGTTCCTCCATCTCTACCCCAGGCTCAGCTTGAAGGTCAGCTTGAGGTTCTACAGGTTCTAAGTCTGCTGGTTTATCTACTTCAGTTCTGCTCGATTCCTCCATCTCTACCCCAGGCTCCTCTTGAAGGTCAGTTTGACATTCTACAGGTTCCAACTCTGCTGGTTTATCTACTTCGGTTCTGCTCAGTTCTTCCATCTCTACCCTAAGCTCCTCCTGAGCGCCTTCTCCTGAGGGGGGAGTAACTCCGTCATTTTTGGTCAAAAGGATGACCTCTGGTGTGGCTGCTGGTTCATCAGTGACCTCTGACTGGTAAGGGTTGGAGGACAGCGGGTCATTGTCCAGCACATCTGCCTCTTTTTCTCCATCTTCATCCACATCCAGCATCAGAGAGAAGGTGCTGTGGGTTTCAGGCCTTAGGTCATTTGGCACACAGGTATGGTGAAGCTCATTAAGACCCAGCTGAGAACTATGGACCAGGCCATCCTGTTCCTCCACAAGCTCCAGAGGTACCAACAGAGTGGTTGAAGGTTTGAGCTCCATGTAGGATGATCCTTGTTCGTCGTCCTCATCTGGATTAATCTCTTCTTCGTCAGCCCCAAGTCTCACCATCACCACCTCACCTTCCATTTCATCTTCTACTAACTGTTAAGGTGCAAGAACAAGACACTGAATTAATTCTACAACTCTTTAAAAACTGGCTCATCAGAATCTCTCTCCATACACAGACACCTACAGAGTGAACATTACACAGAGCAGCTTCATTTCAAGACATAAGAACCATTCCACATCCATAATGCAAACAAGGATACCAACAACATTAACATTTGGGTCGGATTATGTTGGTCCTGATACAAATATGGAACCATGTTGGGTGATGGCAGTGTTGTGGTAGCTTTATACACAAGCTTTAGGCTGCCTCATTTTATGTCAATTACACTGTAATACTGTGCATACACTACCACATCCCAGCCACAGCCTGATGTGACCAATATGATGTCCAGTTATGTAGCTCTATGCCACATACTACATCATTAGCTCGGAGTACCCAGTTACACTCAGACCAAACTGCATTGTTTAAATTAATGGTTATTGGTTTCAAAGTGGTGTGTTTTGTAGTTTTGTCAACATTAAGTTCTTAAACAAGTCAGTTCCTTGTACAAGACACTTTAGGACCTAAAATTCATATTACTATATTTAAATATGTTCAAGGACCAACAGAGAGACCATTTTATATTTCAGGGGCCATACCTCATTCAAAGTAGTTTCTAATTAGGGGTACACCCACATATTTGTGTGAACCAAAGGACCCACTAAAATTTGCACAATGCATTGGTATTGACATTCATGACATTAACCATGTAGTCAAGTTACCTTCATCTCTGCAGAGAACACTTCAGCCTCCTGCTCTGACAAAGGTGGCAAAAAGTGGGCTTGTCCCTGTTGCACAAAGACTGAACCAGGCTGGAGGGGTGACAGCCTTCCGTTACCCTGGACTTCCTCAATTATCTCCACCTCACTGCctgagtcctcctcctcctcttcctcctcctcatcttcttcctcttcctcctcctcctcttcggcTTGATCAGaatcctcttcctcatcttcttcttcttctgaggCAGGACTAGAAAGTTCTTCACTGTCATTAACGCTCACAACAGCTAGAGGACAAAGCACAAGAGCAGATTTGTGACAATGTGAAAGACAAAAAGAGAAATCTAACAGTGAGAGTGTTTACTACAAGCTTATTGCTATGTGTGAAATCTTCCTCACAGTGAGAGTCGGTGCCAGTTGGCTCTGAGGATGTTACAGAGGTGATAGATTTTTGGGTGGTGAGCATCAGTGCAGGTTTAGCAGCTGTgagctcctcttcttcctcctgtaGTAATTCACTGGAAGAAAGCAGATTAAAGATTAAGTGGATAAGATGCATTACAAGTAAAGGCTTCTTAAAGATTAAACCATAGAAACATTAGGGAGAGTTTTTCATTTCAAGAAACAGGTAGGATACCTGTTGAATGACACTTCGGTCTTTGATGCATTGTGTATTCCTGAGCGGGTTAGAGGGGAAGCCACATCACTGCCAAACAGATGCTGCTGGACAAAGTCTGTCAGATCTAATGACAAAAACAACTCCATTCAATAACATTGTTCAAGTCATAGTCATGTGACTGACAACCAGTTAAACATATATAATTCATACAATCACTATCCTCAGTCTCCTTTTATATTAAATCACTGCATTACATGTGGTAATGTTTGTCAACTTTTCGGACGAACCTGTTGGTTGCTCCAGATCGTCTTCTGGTTCCTTTGCAGCTTCAGTGGATTCAGATGGTTTCATGCCTTCAGTGAACTCTGGAGCTTCAATGGCCTCTGAGAGGTCATCCTGGGCCTCAGGTTTCACTGACTGATCCTGTAATTCTACATCTGGGGCAGACTCAGTGACTGACTCTGTGCCTTCCATCACCTGGTTGTAACCTAGTGGAATACAAAATAATTCAGGTGATGATTTAGGTAAGTGtggaaaatcttttttgttttcccTAACTTCATTGAAAATTTTAACACCATCAAAAAGAGAGAATTAATTACCATGACTGGAAAGCTCTCCTGGATCAGGAGTTACATTATCTTCTTGTTTTGTACTTGATTCAACATCCACTTCATCCTCCTTTTCAGACTCAACTACTACTTCCCTTTTGTCCTCCTGTTCAGGACAAGCCGCCATTAAATCTTCAAACGTTTCATCCTCCTTCACCCCATCCCCTTCATTCAATGATAGGAGAGGGGCCTGTTCAGCTGCTGATGCAGGTTCTTGCTCcagttcttctttttcttcagggGTTTTGATTGTCACTATCACTACCCCATCATCCTCATCTTTATCCACAGGGCTCTCCTCCCCTTCCTGATCTTGTGACAGAGGTGCATCATAATACTCTAAAGTTGTGTCTGTTGAACGTACAGATGTGTGGCTGGTTTCAAAGCTCAGGGAAACTTGGGCATGTGATGATGCTGATGGTCCAGTTTCTTCTGTAACTTCATGGATGGAGGATGATTCACTCTCAGAGCATCTCAGCTGTGGAGAAGGAATTCCACCTTCTGGAGGAAGGAACTTAACATGAGGCTGTGCCTCTTCTTCTGGTTCATCTGCTTCCTCCTCAGCAGGCTGTGGGGACCAGGTCTTATGAGCTGCCTTGGACAACGTCGTTCCTCTAGTCAGCAAACTAATCTCACTCTCTGCTGCCATCTAAAGAGAAACACAAATTCAAACAGGAAACATTTTATTTCAAAAAGAAAACATACCAAAAAATGAGGATTTAGATGTAATAAGTTCCACTGTACAATAATTATAAACAATAATTATTACTGCAGATTCCTTCGTTTGtcaattaaacaataaaaaaaaagaacattttgcaCATCAGCTTTCAACTGTCTAATGAATTATTCTAGGTCCTTTTGTCTTTACTTGATTGCTTCAGTGGAGAGAGACATGAAATGAGGGAGAAGAGAGAGTAGGGGAATGGCACACATTCCTCCGTGGAATGTGTGTACATATCAGTTTATTAGTAGTGCTTGATCGTACCCCATTGGTCCATCGGATGCTCTTTTCTGGTTCAGGAGATTCTGCCTCTTCAATGAAGGTGATTCTGTTCTCTTTATTGCGAAGGGGTGGTGTGATGGAGCGCCCAGGGGAGGCTGATGGGGTGGCGACAGGTGTGGGCCTCAGGCTGCTGCGCAGGATGGACTGAGGGGTGAAGGCTGAGAACACTGGACCTGAAGCAGCCAAGGCCCGAGCCCGCTGTTGGTGCAGGAAAAATAACATAGAAATGGCAAAATTAGTAAGAAAAACAACTTTTATCCTATCAGGATATTCAAACGATATTATGAGATATGACGACAACATTTTAGAATTTTAAAAAAGTGTATATCTGTCTATTCACCTTGACAACTTGTGGAGTTTGTAGCAGACTGAGCTCTGGAGCCTTGCCGATGCTCTTTGGAGATACCCAGGAAGTGGGAGGTCTTGGGGGGCTGACGATGGGCCGAGGGGTCTGACAAGAGGGGTGAACCACCAACTCCATTAGCCTGatcggagtaaaaaaaaaaaaaaaaaattaaaagaaaagaaagattattcaaaaggaataaaaacacttatctGACAAGttctttaaaattttaaaaacatcaTAATGCATATGGTATTCGTCACTCTTTAAAAACTAAATAGGGACCTTTCTATGATGCTCAAGAACTCATATTAATTCAGGTTTACATGTTTATGAAGTTAGATTTAAAACTCATCTTGGCTGTACAGTTTAGTTCAACTTAAAAACAAGTTGTTCTGCCAGAGGAACAATATCTACCCAACAGAGCAGCACACAATCGCATAGTGTATTTTAGGAGTACCTTGACTTTCGCTTGGATGTCATGGTGATAGGGGTTCCCAAGAAAGGATCAGGAAGAGTCAGGGAGGAAGGCTTAGGGCTGGGGCTGCAGATGTCTGTTGCTCTAGGGCTGCAAGAATAAGTCAATGGTAAATGCTAAGATttcaatgaacaaaacaaaaaagatttctTTGAAGTAATTCCAATATTTTATAGTCACCTCTTGACTGGGGAAGACTGTGGAGTGGCTCCTTTTCCTAACCATACCTCCTCAATCTTGGTGAGGACATTGTTGATGAAGCCAGCCCTTGACATCACCTTCTCACCAGCAGAGCGTTTGGTGATAGTTGATAGTGGTTGCGGCCGAGAGACTAGATCACATTGAGAAAACAAAATGGAAACATCATGATTAAACCACACGTTGGGAAAAATATGAGCTGAACTTAAGTAAACAGACTG
This sequence is a window from Sphaeramia orbicularis chromosome 3, fSphaOr1.1, whole genome shotgun sequence. Protein-coding genes within it:
- the ahctf1 gene encoding LOW QUALITY PROTEIN: protein ELYS (The sequence of the model RefSeq protein was modified relative to this genomic sequence to represent the inferred CDS: inserted 1 base in 1 codon; deleted 3 bases in 2 codons): MHDLTAQVTSSLLPFPEVTINALGEDEITLDSVLHGKFTIGRSGLAWLACGPHLEAVHAVTGERLSAYSFSGGGEHPPTVLATRDFSWLKRSGLLVGLEEAEGSVLCLYDLGLSRVVKAVVIPGRITAIEPLVSYGGASTSTQHLHQSLRWFFGIAAVVTDLGHVLLVDLCLDDLSCSQSELEASDLQVVTKSPAEIPRLREVSSRQGRHLCLQLNAPTGVGATALQYISRTNQLAVGFSDGYLQLWNMKALKKEYHSQLEGGRVPVYAFTFQEPENDPRNCCYLWAVQSSQDLDGDVVSLRLLQLAFSERKCLASGKILYEGLEYCEERYSQELSGTSFPLRTQATNTRLLNCQTIEKFRPHPDRDDSMNEVASPDTSVSIFSWQVKAYGQGMPATFIGVFDINRWYHAQMPDSLRTGESLQNCPYLAVWSLDPVMQMVSPHVLLDVVVHDRSLSRGLPFTCPPPEQYFNPTTYNFDATCLLNSGIVHLTCSGYQKETLSFLKKAAPCSSDVISTSYSRCLMSGLLSSRLADTQASSLSQEEQLDAILSTAVETSSLGLITGCIKQWTAEEQPGSALNLRYILDWAWNKVVQTKEELDGICAPLFDSSSNFTDPQTMQLLQHSQRLLSNLSTIFHCLLSEAQELTQKGLVGLMNKNMVSSLISKYAQVVLWFCRTGLLPEGPDDDALQISRPFYTHSVISSYYTIRREELTRLAKGKWCADCLMIDGLVGQCGEGLSNLWKRDEGGTGQYPPPTLHALLDIYLLDNIDEATKHGIVIYLLLDVMYSFPNKEGASVESFPTAFAIPIGLVKLVQGLWLLDHHDHQSSFELLLHPAASQCQFEWQHERVLQALMCQGQHSVALRYFHVTKPPISSTTQAKLCLSVLLHNRCLIEAWSLIRQHSSRLNMGELLGFLYENCQELGLIKELLKLPLGLPEQECLEKFLQGTGGLQNRELLMVHYLQQANYIPALQLNHSLKMNLVNERDPKLKERSNTRNSILDQYGKVLPRVQRKLAMERAKPYQHPGTIHREVSRPQPLSTITKRSAGEKVMSRAGFINNVLTKIEEVWLGKGATPQSSPVKSPRATDICSPSPKPSSLTLPDPFLGTPITMTSKRKSRLMELVVHPSCQTPRPIVSPPRPPTSWVSPKSIGKAPELSLLQTPQVVKRARALAASGPVFSAFTPQSILRSSLRPTPVATPSASPGRSITPPLRNKENRITFIEEAESPEPEKSIRWTNGMAAESEISLLTRGTTLSKAAHKTWSPQPAEEEADEPEEEAQPHVKFLPPEGGIPSPQLRCSESESSSIHEVTEETGPSASSHAQVSLSFETSHTSVRSTDTTLEYYDAPLSQDQEGEESPVDKDEDDGVVIVTIKTPEEKEELEQEPASAAEQAPLLSLNEGDGVKEDETFEDLMAACPEQEDKREVVVESEKEDEVDVESSTKQEDNVTPDPGELSSHGYNQVMEGTESVTESAPDVELQDQSVKPEAQDDLSEAIEAPEFTEGMKPSESTEAAKEPEDDLEQPTDLTDFVQQHLFGSDVASPLTRSGIHNASKTEVSFNSELLQEEEEELTAAKPALMLTTQKSITSVTSSEPTGTDSHSVVSVNDSEELSSPASEEEEDEEEDSDQAEEEEEEEEEDEEEEEEEEDSGSEVEIIEEVQGNGRLSPLQPGSVFVQQGQAHFLPPLSEQEAEVFSAEMKLVEDEMEGEVVMVRLGADEEEINPDEDDEQGSSYMELKPSTTLLVPLELVEEQDGLVHSSQLGLNELHHTCVPNDLRPETHSTFSLMLDVDEDGEKEADVLDNDPLSSNPYQSEVTDEPAATPEVILLTKNDGVTPPSGEGAQEELRVEMEELSRTEVDKPAELEPVECQTDLQEEPGVEMEESSRTEVDKPADLEPVEPQADLQAEPGVEMEELSRTEVDKPADLEPVEPQADLQEVPGADLEELSRTEVDKPTELQLVEPQADLQEEPGVEMKELSRTEVDKPPDFEPVEVQGDLQEEPGVEMEELSRTQVDKPAELEPQADLQEELGVEMEELSKTEVAKPAELEPVEHQVDLQNENTEEKYMIEDVEQKKEVELVMLAEDNEPPTVSFSEPTPAEPPVIKDGNDIGDSAVMTDALVQEEMKEEDDKATSAEDQKELEGNVPFEKDVPEPQSGETVAAVEEEQEYTALTNAENDNQEEIQERKETKRAVGRPKKVKKSDEEEPVQQAVDSDTQPEENPVLDTSRSQRKKKAPSTPTRRTTRTRRTVTFISPCLRSRSEEEEGKVQEVETSSAVPMSPSRTPRKGRQVKETTVGTLRRSTRKVRPEPPKQEEADDAEEAIDNDTTVASPSRVSSPGRRQASQRATSTRTSQRNRSISEEVTTDTDVEIKEDKGETDEVKHPKFSGRRSAKTPTPAKGRTTQPSTPRRSSRRILSSSEETPTPLEVLKEEEESAPPVKHSSRKRKTQVAQPVLIEEEEDRKPQSPSPGRGTRQSNRTALNIYPQVKLVPLSYPQSVKKIQGETIIETINATGDRPKRDLNTSASQTTTRRPTRSKLWDHPEEDLLLLDSPLEVDSEIPVADALIKRLQDEEEKQEASREVLPYPIDESTAPVTSKQKRCQSRHHFTSGNNEIASEEDNVEVDKVAAAVSKTRRTGKAKRPVRASVSKAVLEPAPVVEVDLLSPXASPAEPVPRAQKRTKECERPALMMNLRRKRHNGHTFTKPLTRRKETLRSAVKTITHLVQQS